DNA from Rubripirellula lacrimiformis:
GTCGGTTCGTCCAGAATCAGCACATCGGGTTCGTGCAACAAAGCCTGGCTCATGCCGACTCGCTGCTTGAAACCTTTGGATAGTTTGCTGATCGCCTTGTACATCACGCTGGACAGGTCACAGATGTCGACGACCTTTTCGATGCGATCTTTTTTGAGCGTCTTGGACATGCCGCGGGCGTCGGCAAAGAACTCCAACATGGTCAGCGGAGTCATTTCGGGGTACAGCGGGCCATTCTCGGGGAGATACCCCAGGTGGCGGCTACCCTCGATACGGTTTTCCATCATGTTGTGACCGGCGATGCGGGCGGTACCTTCGCTGGGGGCGATGTAACCGGTCAACATTTTCATCGTCGTGCTCTTGCCGGCACCGTTGGGGCCTAAGAACGCAACCAATTCGCCTTCGCGGACGGAAAACGTGACATCACGAGCCGCAGCAAACGGGCCGTAAAATTTGCTCAGGCCTTCTGCCTCGATCATCGGCCGGGCGGCCTTGACCGAAGTGTCGGGCGACGGTGAGTTATCGGACATTCGTTTCCTGTTCAATCCTTGGACGGGGTGATGACGGGAAATATAGCCGTCATCCATCAGATCTCAAGCTGACGTTACGACACCGCAAGGGGAACGGTTCGCGCCGAATCCTCCAAGATCACCCCAATCGCGGGGAAAACAGCCAGCTGAGCGAAAACCGGGAAAATGCGTCATTCGGCCCTGAGGCCTTGCATCTCAACGCCGACAGGCAAAGTGAACACAATGCCACATCCGTCAATCTGGTCGCGTCGAACCCCGCCGGAATACCGTACGGAGCCCAAAATTGAAGTAGCAGACTGAAAGCAAGTTAGCTTGTCTGACGAAACTGCGGTGGCGGCTTGGTGGAAAGATCGATTTCTGAATCAGATGCGATGATGCTTCAATCGCGTGGCTTACCGTCAACCCGTTGAATGCTGACGATGATCTGAAATGGAACGTAGCGACGCAAACCACCAAGATCTTTCTTGTGAGCAGGGTTACCAAATTCGCTGGAAACCAACCCCGTCACGAATTCTCTTCCCAGAACATGAACCACCGTTGGATTCACCAATGTCGCCTCTCCGTTGATGCAGTAGGTGCCGGGCGGCAACAACATTGAGTCGTCTGCCGAAACGACAGAAGTAGCGATCAGAAAAGCAGAAAGAAGAAATAGACGATTCATGCGAAACGCTAGGCTGCCATTCACGATTGTCAAACGATTGCTTTTTAAAAACGCAAAAGCGACCACTCGCTGTGCCCAATAGGTCGCGTGGCTTTGGTCACGCTTTCGCGTTGCCTACTGAACCAACGGTTGTTCGTCCATCGATAGGTTTCATGCGATGGCTCAGTGGGCGGACAGTAAAAACCGCGAAGCGGAATCGGCTCGGAGGATCGTTGACGTCGAGAAAATCGGCGCAGTGCTGTGATGCGAGGTACGAACACCGTTGCCAAAATTTGGACGCAAGCAACTAATTTCGAAATTGGCTCCCATGCTCGCCGCCGACGCTTCCGGTGCGCTGCCGCGTCACCCACCAAGCGGGAATGTAGGCGACTTCACGCTAGATCCCTATACATGGGTCCGCAGTTGCTTTTGCATCGGTATGCAGGGCAGAGAGATTCCGCGTGGCGACTGGTACATGCCGCGTCGCTGGCCAACGAAACCACAGCGGCGGTAAAACGCGGCTGCATTCAGCGTTGAATCCAATGTCAATCGCGTCAAGCCAGCCGTGATCGCAACCGATTCCAAGTGGCCCATCATCTGCCGCCCAATCCCCATGCCCATGTGACTAGGGTGGACAAAGATCGCATCGATCTGGCCGGTCAAACCATCTAGCGTGCCCGTCCCCACGACTTCGTCGGCAACGGTTGCAACCCACCAACGGTCGACCACCGCTTCGACGAACGAGTCCGCCATTTCGCCAGATGTCCAATCCGCCAACAGGCCATCCGGATAGTGCCCCGCACAATGGGACAAAATCGCTGCACGGCGAATCTCCCACACTCGGCTTGGGTCCGCGTGGTTGGCTTTTCGAATGATCGGATTCACAGCGGCTTCGCCGAAAAAATTCTGTTCAACGGGTGCGGTGGTCGCCCGGGCCATCACGATCGCTAGGATGGACACGAGTCTCGTTTGCCCCAACCAAGAACCAACGGGATATCACTTGGCGGCAATGCGACTGGCTACAATGGTTGCGGACGACTTGCATTTTCGCATCCCCCCCTGGTCTGCGTTTTTTCGAAGTCACCTGTCCCTTGCCCGCTGCCCCCCTTCTGTTTCCCTGCCCCCTGCCCTTTCCCCGGAGCCGCTCCTGTGATTTCGCTGCGACTGTTCGCCTTCGCGATTTTGGCCAGCGCCGGTCTTTCGACCGGATTTGCCAAACAACCCAATATTCTGTTCGTATTCTCCGATGACCATGCACCGCAAGCGATTGGTGCCTACGGATCGAAGATCAACGAAACGCCCAATATGGACCGGATCGCCAAAGAAGGCGCGATCTTCCAAAACTCATTTTGCGCCAATTCAATTTGCGGCCCTTCGCGGGCCTGCATCCTGACCGGCAAACACAGTCACAAGAACGGGTTCCTGCACAATGGGAACCGGTTCGACGGGTCACAGATGACCTTTCCCAAACTGATGCAGGATGCCGGCTACCAAACCGCCATCATCGGCAAGTGGCACCTGGGGACTGACCCGGT
Protein-coding regions in this window:
- a CDS encoding ABC transporter ATP-binding protein, encoding MSDNSPSPDTSVKAARPMIEAEGLSKFYGPFAAARDVTFSVREGELVAFLGPNGAGKSTTMKMLTGYIAPSEGTARIAGHNMMENRIEGSRHLGYLPENGPLYPEMTPLTMLEFFADARGMSKTLKKDRIEKVVDICDLSSVMYKAISKLSKGFKQRVGMSQALLHEPDVLILDEPTAGLDPNQIRGVRETMRRLSETKTILLSTHILQEVEAMADRVVMINEGRVVYDGDVAKLREIGSGDLDDAFHNLTTS
- a CDS encoding GNAT family N-acetyltransferase yields the protein MSILAIVMARATTAPVEQNFFGEAAVNPIIRKANHADPSRVWEIRRAAILSHCAGHYPDGLLADWTSGEMADSFVEAVVDRWWVATVADEVVGTGTLDGLTGQIDAIFVHPSHMGMGIGRQMMGHLESVAITAGLTRLTLDSTLNAAAFYRRCGFVGQRRGMYQSPRGISLPCIPMQKQLRTHV